TAGTTTGGAATGACGAGATGTTTGAGCTTTCGTCATCCTGAACTTGATTCAGGATCCAAGTTTTGCAAGAATTCTATTTTTTACTTTTCATATACCTCGTCTCGAGTAAAATATGAGGCTTCAAGTCCATATTGCAACATCTCTTGTGTCTTTGCGTAAATATTTTGAAATATGCCGTGCTGTGCGTCGTGATTTCTTTTTATTTTTAGATACATACCGTATGTCAAATATAAAATAACTGCATACGAACCGTAAACCAGAGACGGAGCTTCCACATATAGTTCGCTAAATAGAGCGATAATATTATGAACCATAAATAAAACGGTAACTCCCACACTTCCTATCCAGATGGCATAAGCGCTATTTTTAGAATCAGTTTCAAAATTTTCAAGATTTTTTAGAATCTGAATGTTTTGGTTCAGCTCTGTTTTAAAATCAGCAATCGTTTTGCTGTCTTCATCTTTGATAGCCAATTTTTTTACCTGAATACTTGATACCTCGCTTTGACGGTTTATCTCTTTGTACTCCTGTATAAGCAACGGATTTTTTATGAGTGCTCTTTCTACCATTTTTGGAGTGATATTGTGCGTAGGCTCACTCTCCTTTATTTCAAAGAGAAGTGTGTTGTAAAGCCCGTCATTTAGGATTTGATTTGATATTTTTTCTATATTTACCATGATTAGTTTCCTGAGTAGACTTTTTTTGCATAACCTCAAAATGACGAGATTTTTGAGCTTTCGTCACCCTTGACTTGATTCAGGGTCTAGTTTTATAAGAAGTCTAATAAATTTCTTTTATAACAAAATACCCTGAATAACCAAATGAAATACCCTTAATTTGAAATCTAAGCTTACGCCTCCGGCACTAAAGCCGTAGTTTGAAGTTTTGATTTTTTAAATATGCCTAAAAGTCCTTTAAGCCCTATGCTCATTAGAACATTTAACAAAAACACTACCCACGCAGAGAGAAGTAAAAGACCGCAGATACCCGCTAGTATCATATATGTTTGGTATTCGCCCTCTAAGTAAAGAGTTCTTCTTAACATCCCGTCCATCGCAGCCATTCCCATAAATGCACCCATTCCGATACCGCCGATTAAATGCGCCCAAAAGTGGTAAGACGCCATTTTCTGACTATACAGCTTCACTCCGTTTGTAAGCGTCGGCCATAGGATATAGATAGCACTGTAAAGCGTCATTGTAAGCCCTACAAGTATAGCCACATGGAAGTGAGGTCCCGCTACCCATTGAGTATTGTGCAGAATTCTGTTTAATCCCATATCCGCTTGAATGATTCCCGCAGGAACTGCCAACATAAAACCTAAAATACCGCCGAGCAAAAATTTTAGCTCATTGCTCATTTTTAACGGTCTTGCACTCCATAAAGTTACAAGCGTAATGAAAATCGCTATTCCCTGTGTAACAAGTTCAAACGCCGTTACCATCTCGCCGCTTACAAGTTTCATCATATTGTACTGACCTTGGTCTGCCAGTAAATGGTGCGACCAAACGGCCCATGAAACGATAAGTTCAAGTAAAAGAGCCGCTCTTGCTATATTTTGCATAAACAGTTTTTTACCCGTGATAAGCATTGCTAAAAGATACCAAGAACCTGCTATATAAATAAGCACTAAACCGTCTGCTATTAAGTCAAGTCCCCACCAGAAAAAGTTTTTGTAAAGCAGTGCATTTACGGATGTGTAGTCCATAGAAGCGCCTGAAAGGTCGCCGATAATGTAAACTAAGATTAAAATACCGCATGTCAAAATCACAAGCGCATCTAAAAAAGTGTCGATAGTCCCGCGAAAAATAGCAACAACGGGAAGCGAAACCGCAGGCTCTTTTGCATATGGCTCACGACCCGTCATTTTGTACAATATGTTAAGCATCCCGTCAATCCCCAAAGCAGAGATAAGAAGCGGCTTAAACGGTCGCTTCTCATGACCCTCTTCAGTATAAAAAACAGTTGCAAAAATATTATAGATAAAGCCCAAAGTCCCTATCATAATAAGTGCAA
This region of Sulfurimonas sp. genomic DNA includes:
- a CDS encoding cbb3-type cytochrome c oxidase subunit I, giving the protein MSFLNSLINGHEGGLKTDGLTPTQKVTLRAVIIGVLYYGLSALEGMMMRAHAITPLPMLDNSHYFSVMTVHPIVGIFGSTYLIVFGAFTFLVPYLMKKPLYSIKLANATWITIAIGALLAWLGGFIFHYAPLYTLYWPLPVDFSQFNALGGLVFITGVALIMIGTLGFIYNIFATVFYTEEGHEKRPFKPLLISALGIDGMLNILYKMTGREPYAKEPAVSLPVVAIFRGTIDTFLDALVILTCGILILVYIIGDLSGASMDYTSVNALLYKNFFWWGLDLIADGLVLIYIAGSWYLLAMLITGKKLFMQNIARAALLLELIVSWAVWSHHLLADQGQYNMMKLVSGEMVTAFELVTQGIAIFITLVTLWSARPLKMSNELKFLLGGILGFMLAVPAGIIQADMGLNRILHNTQWVAGPHFHVAILVGLTMTLYSAIYILWPTLTNGVKLYSQKMASYHFWAHLIGGIGMGAFMGMAAMDGMLRRTLYLEGEYQTYMILAGICGLLLLSAWVVFLLNVLMSIGLKGLLGIFKKSKLQTTALVPEA